A window of Chloroflexota bacterium contains these coding sequences:
- a CDS encoding fibronectin type III domain-containing protein, protein MAVIACILAAVAWALLVSFAPPAVAAQETTTESNTTPTPEPTPEPTPEPTPEPTPEPTPEPTPEPTPEPTPEPTPEPTPEPTPEPTPEPTATPTTKSTPESTAKTEQPPYFPVALSRYDFDKGEDIGTQTLPEAAGGAGGFTYALSPDPPAGLSFDPASRGLTGTPSERGEHSMIYTATDANGAQVAVSFRIVIRATALQVQGASAPEKPGTPTLTRKTFSEPTDPALDVTWTAPASGATPTGYEAQYRKKAAEGDDPAEWTAYSGTLGATATSLTLSDLEAGATYEVQVLALNNEARGPWSDTGSGRSNRAPAATSAFFNGGTFSVGTKVDYRETGNGALGVMFADADGDALTYSAAAQHPALVGISLSGAAGQAHLRATLLNQGSSNVTYTATDPYGGSVTRTATIGITAEESREIAENSAAGAAVGNPVTGTPYNGVALSYTLKGNAKDSGKFVIDSASGQISVAQGATLDYETDDSHRETETWNGQVIAKFYRGEVHYTVDGHAAVIKVDIKVTDVEAGKPGAPTVSRTEYSEPSNPGLDVSWTAPSSVAGVTISGYQAQYRKQAAQGEDPADWTAYSGALDATATNLTLADLEAGATYEVQVRVQSNEGAGPWSDTGTGQSNRPPTATSALFNGGTFSVGSTADYNETGNGALGVMFADADGDALTYAAAAQHPALLGVSLSGDAGQAQLRVTLLNQGSSKVTYTATDPYGGSVTRTATIGITAKTSREIAENSAAGTAVGNPVTGTPYNGVALSYTLKGKAKDSGRFVIDSASGQISVAQGATLDYETDDSSRETETFNGQVIAKFYRGEVHYTVDGNAAVITVNIKVTDVEAGKPDAPTLARTEYSEPTNPGLDVSWTAPAANGLTITGYEAQYRKKAADGEEAADWTAYSGALGAAATSLTLSNLEAGATYEAQVRAVTSGEGEGPWSDTGSGRANRPPRSTEAPNLQPSYVLLWGGADSVRTLNDKFADDDSDTLTYSASAQYPGVLRVGIEGENSDKLRIHVLNPSTSTVSYGVTDGYGGYASKTIDVSGSAEAINGADLSRSVPENSAAGTAVGDPVTGTPYDDGDDQTDDALTYTLTGEAETSNAFTIDSATGQISVKQGATIDYEAKSSYTGRVNWTVQEQEAFADVTIEVIDIEAGAPGTPTVTRTAFSEPSNPALDVTWTASDANGATITGYEVQYRTKVVDGATPNAWTTYTYTNSGGDVTSSLPATATSVTLPDLDAGATYEIQVRALTNMEGPSPWSDTGSGHANRPPRSTEAPNLQPSYTLLWGGADSVRTLNDKFADDDSDTLTYSASAQYPGVLRVGIEGENSDKLRIHVLNPSTSTVTYGVSDGYGGYASKTIDVSGSADAFNGADVRRSVAENSAAGTAVGDPVTGTPYDDGDDQTDDALTYSLTGEAATSNAFTIDSASGQISVKQGATINYEAKSSYTGRVSWTVQEQEAYADVTIQVIDIEAGTPGTPTVTRTRFEEESNPALDVTWTASDANGASIVGYEAQYRKQVADGETPEEWTAYTEPISGKVVVLKRASLALTDREAGATYEVQVRALTSKEGPSPWSDIGSGRANRPPAATGIYIADQTGLNAKLYFAPKRCMPAFFSDPEGDSLSYAVSVEYSGIARVWLETKGGQQCMVGGFNNPGTSIFYYEAHDGYGGHLVRTVTMTAILNVARSVAENSPAGTAVGAPVTGTPYDDGDDETDDALTYTLTGEAATSGAFVIDSATGQISVQEDANLDYETKSSYTGKVKWTVQGQEAVANVTINVTDVEAGQPDAPTLARTEYSEPTNPGLDVAWTAPDANGTTIDGYKVQYRKQVADGETPNAWTAYTYTDANERVIVILPASTLSVTVPDLEAGATYEFQVRATTAKEGHGPWSASGEGRANRLPNLTAWFLTDYTGTWGREVAGSIGNVFQDADGDTLSYSASSNLPGVVSVRMDGADIYSLIRNPGTTTITYGAHDAYGGYASRTFKLTGTANETRSVAENSAAGTAVGDPVAGTPYDDGDDATNDALTYTLTGEAATSGAFVIDSATGQISVQEDANLDHETKSSYTGKVEYTVNGYATAINLTINVTDAEAGKPDAPTVTRTQFDEPTAPALDVTWTAPDANGATITGYEVQYRKQVADGETPEAWTAYTYTDVNEAVTSKLSAATLSINLPDLEAGATYGFQVRALTALEGEGPWSDTGEGQANRPPTTTADALQDREIVRATEFNEPIETGYFLDPDGDALSFAASAEYPGVLGVGISDTDIGSGEEAATLNVEGINPGSSTLTYGAHDGYGGYVSRTVTVTVTDSVRRYVGENSPAGTPVGDPITGTPYDDGDDQTDDALTYTLTGEAADSGNFVIDTASGQISVAEGATLDYATKSSYTGQVNYTVQGRPAVIDVTIELTLAYTVAIDLPERFIKLQPLNVTFTFGTDVTGFDASDVTVENGTLGDLSGSGAVYTAKVTPDGEGDVTVTVAADAAVAGNGDLAPRTDTSKTSTYLWLRLEGPSGTRLSWDSFEVVATFSQPPGDDFSFRPWNSETPVPVSVEGNTATFTLTPEYYGYRWGTWPYRTRIWVNWRGLGAYFEVYSDADRPRVHRITGPTTTQRGPFGIHILVTENIVDFAADDLTVVNGRVTEFRQVGQWRYEADITPTRSGRLTVNIASGEFEDYAGWDNRAARQWSVNVDLSPPAPDRPSVTSPLANAMTVLDVAWTAPDTGTGLPIVDYDVEYRKQGDDSWTDRPFTSAGTYTTLTGLTSETAYEVRVRARNADSAGDWSAPGRGSTIGNNSPPQFVALTRERSVPENSPAGTLLGNPITAIDRDGHALTYTLREASSLFALDAGTGQLSVATGALLDHEAGDSYTVVIEVSDGLDITWADDDHSVDAEVTVTITVVDVAEPPHRPDAPRAEPTATAPATSLDVDWSDIAVQGVPATTDYDVRYRARGPNDWIDHPFDGAKPGTVISGLAPGTVYEVQVLARNDEGESPWSESGTGITGPALLTASREVSEDAPAGAPVGAPVTTTDAQGHTLAYAIVQDRARQSSDEHAEFTIDGATGQIRVAEGTRLNHSVAHQHTLTVRASHTQPGPSDDHIVNAIITVVIDVVAVDIPPSESNVPPDFGGQPGDPGTIRKVAENAPVGTLVGAPVTATDADGDALTYALSGADAFVIDAATGQIRVADGAVLDYETTASYKVMVSVTDGKDAAGEADPSIDATVDVTINVLDQLPPAKPAAPAVAPSTAQPTSVLDVTWTAPANQGRPDITDYDLRYRAVGAAQWISHTFVGVGYSATLQGLEPETSYVVQVAAANVEGLGPWSDVGFGRTSLAEPGQTVPGPTPAPTPGPTPTPTPGPTPTPGPQPTPTPEPTPTPGPQPTPTPGPQPTPTPGPQPTATPEPTPTPQPDLSPTPGPTPTAPPAGDPDDPTSPNGPGNPGNPGGDPGNPGPASPPDGSGDSPTVTTLQSRAASNAEGQTRAGFGVYAPERGAAPNAGFAVANANVGVLPGVVAWTPETTLLVSVTWTGFLSVLGLLASVLKWKYQMSLWAAMLGALAAVFLFVLRRRKKDDDDEASGTVGTLRPAM, encoded by the coding sequence GTGGCGGTGATCGCCTGCATTCTAGCCGCGGTGGCCTGGGCGCTTCTGGTGTCCTTCGCCCCGCCCGCAGTCGCCGCGCAAGAGACAACGACCGAATCGAACACGACTCCCACACCCGAGCCCACGCCCGAACCAACGCCTGAACCGACCCCCGAACCAACGCCCGAGCCCACCCCCGAACCAACGCCCGAGCCCACCCCCGAGCCCACGCCCGAACCGACTCCCGAGCCGACTCCCGAACCGACGCCCGAGCCGACGCCCGAGCCGACAGCCACACCCACGACGAAGTCGACGCCTGAGTCCACGGCCAAGACTGAGCAGCCGCCCTACTTCCCGGTCGCTTTGAGCCGATACGACTTCGACAAGGGCGAGGACATCGGCACGCAGACGCTGCCCGAAGCCGCCGGCGGGGCCGGTGGCTTCACTTACGCCCTGTCGCCGGACCCGCCCGCGGGATTGTCCTTCGACCCGGCCAGCCGCGGCCTCACCGGAACCCCGAGCGAGCGCGGCGAGCACTCCATGATCTACACCGCCACGGACGCGAACGGCGCCCAGGTCGCTGTGTCGTTCCGGATCGTCATCCGTGCGACGGCGCTCCAGGTGCAGGGCGCCTCCGCTCCGGAGAAGCCCGGCACGCCGACTCTGACACGGAAGACGTTCAGCGAGCCCACCGACCCGGCGCTGGACGTGACCTGGACCGCCCCGGCCAGCGGCGCGACTCCTACCGGCTACGAGGCGCAGTACCGCAAGAAGGCCGCGGAAGGCGACGATCCCGCGGAGTGGACGGCGTACAGCGGCACGCTGGGCGCCACGGCGACGAGCCTGACGCTGTCGGACCTGGAGGCGGGCGCGACCTACGAGGTGCAGGTGCTCGCGCTGAACAACGAAGCGCGCGGCCCCTGGTCGGACACCGGCTCGGGCCGGTCCAACCGGGCGCCGGCCGCGACCAGCGCGTTCTTCAATGGCGGCACCTTCTCGGTCGGCACCAAAGTTGACTACCGCGAGACCGGAAACGGCGCGCTGGGGGTCATGTTCGCCGACGCCGACGGCGACGCGCTGACCTATTCCGCCGCGGCGCAGCATCCGGCCTTGGTCGGGATCAGCCTGTCCGGCGCCGCCGGGCAGGCCCATTTACGGGCCACCCTGCTCAATCAGGGCTCGTCGAACGTGACCTACACGGCCACCGACCCTTACGGCGGGTCGGTGACCCGCACCGCGACCATCGGCATCACCGCGGAGGAAAGCCGGGAGATTGCCGAGAATTCCGCCGCCGGCGCGGCGGTCGGGAACCCGGTGACGGGGACGCCCTACAACGGTGTGGCACTTAGCTACACCCTGAAGGGCAACGCCAAGGACTCCGGAAAGTTCGTGATCGACTCGGCCAGCGGCCAGATCAGCGTGGCGCAGGGCGCGACGCTGGACTACGAGACCGACGATTCCCACCGGGAGACCGAGACCTGGAACGGCCAGGTGATCGCCAAGTTCTACCGGGGCGAGGTGCATTACACGGTCGACGGCCACGCTGCCGTCATCAAGGTCGACATCAAGGTGACGGATGTCGAGGCCGGCAAGCCCGGCGCACCGACGGTGAGTCGAACCGAGTACAGCGAGCCTTCGAACCCGGGGCTGGACGTGAGCTGGACGGCGCCGTCGTCGGTTGCCGGGGTGACGATCAGCGGCTATCAGGCGCAGTACCGCAAGCAGGCCGCGCAGGGTGAGGACCCCGCCGATTGGACGGCGTACAGCGGCGCGCTGGACGCCACGGCGACGAATCTGACCCTGGCGGACCTCGAGGCGGGGGCGACCTACGAGGTGCAGGTGCGGGTGCAGAGCAACGAGGGCGCCGGCCCCTGGTCGGACACCGGGACCGGCCAGTCCAACCGCCCGCCGACCGCGACCAGCGCACTCTTCAATGGCGGCACGTTCTCGGTGGGCTCAACTGCCGATTACAACGAGACTGGGAACGGCGCGCTGGGGGTCATGTTCGCCGACGCGGATGGCGATGCGCTGACCTATGCGGCCGCCGCACAGCATCCGGCCTTGCTCGGGGTCAGCCTGTCCGGTGACGCGGGGCAGGCCCAATTGCGAGTGACGCTGCTCAATCAGGGCTCGTCGAAGGTGACCTACACCGCCACCGACCCATACGGCGGGTCCGTGACTCGCACCGCGACCATCGGCATCACCGCGAAGACCAGTCGGGAGATCGCCGAGAACTCCGCCGCCGGCACGGCGGTGGGGAACCCGGTGACGGGGACGCCGTACAACGGCGTGGCGCTGAGCTACACGCTGAAGGGTAAGGCGAAGGACTCCGGAAGGTTCGTCATCGACTCCGCGAGCGGCCAGATCAGCGTGGCGCAGGGCGCGACGCTGGACTACGAGACCGACGATTCCAGCCGGGAGACCGAAACATTCAACGGCCAGGTGATCGCCAAGTTCTACCGGGGCGAGGTGCACTACACCGTGGATGGCAACGCCGCCGTCATCACCGTCAACATCAAGGTGACGGACGTGGAGGCCGGCAAGCCCGACGCGCCCACGCTGGCGCGCACGGAGTACAGCGAGCCGACCAACCCGGGGCTGGACGTGAGTTGGACGGCGCCTGCGGCCAACGGACTGACCATCACCGGCTACGAGGCGCAGTACCGGAAGAAGGCCGCCGACGGTGAGGAAGCCGCCGATTGGACGGCGTACAGCGGCGCGCTGGGCGCCGCGGCGACGAGCCTCACCCTGTCCAACCTCGAGGCCGGCGCGACCTACGAGGCGCAGGTACGCGCGGTCACCAGCGGGGAGGGCGAGGGCCCCTGGTCGGACACCGGCTCCGGCCGGGCCAACCGGCCGCCGCGCTCCACGGAAGCGCCCAACCTCCAACCTAGCTATGTCCTTCTGTGGGGCGGAGCCGACTCCGTCAGGACGCTCAACGACAAGTTCGCGGACGACGACAGCGACACGCTGACCTACTCGGCCTCGGCCCAGTATCCCGGCGTGCTCAGGGTCGGTATCGAGGGCGAAAACTCCGACAAGCTGCGGATCCACGTCCTCAATCCGTCGACGTCAACGGTCTCCTACGGGGTGACCGACGGGTACGGCGGCTACGCCTCGAAGACCATCGACGTCAGCGGCTCCGCCGAGGCCATCAACGGCGCGGATCTAAGCCGAAGCGTGCCCGAAAACTCCGCCGCCGGAACGGCGGTTGGCGACCCGGTGACCGGGACGCCCTACGACGACGGTGACGATCAGACCGACGATGCGCTGACCTACACGCTGACCGGCGAGGCGGAAACGTCGAACGCCTTCACCATTGACTCGGCCACCGGCCAGATCAGCGTCAAGCAGGGCGCAACCATCGACTACGAGGCCAAGAGCTCCTACACGGGGCGGGTGAATTGGACCGTCCAAGAGCAGGAAGCCTTCGCCGACGTCACCATTGAGGTGATTGACATCGAGGCCGGGGCCCCCGGCACGCCCACGGTGACGCGGACGGCTTTCAGCGAGCCCAGCAATCCGGCGCTGGACGTCACCTGGACGGCGTCGGACGCCAACGGCGCCACCATCACCGGTTACGAGGTTCAGTACCGCACGAAGGTCGTCGATGGCGCGACGCCCAATGCGTGGACGACCTACACCTACACCAACTCCGGCGGCGACGTCACGAGCTCGCTGCCCGCGACGGCCACCAGCGTGACGCTGCCCGACCTCGACGCGGGCGCGACCTATGAGATCCAGGTGCGCGCGCTCACCAACATGGAAGGTCCCAGCCCCTGGTCGGACACCGGGTCGGGCCATGCCAACCGGCCCCCGCGGTCCACGGAAGCGCCCAATCTCCAACCGAGCTACACCCTGTTGTGGGGCGGAGCCGACTCCGTCAGAACGCTCAACGACAAATTCGCGGACGACGACAGCGACACGCTGACCTACTCGGCCTCGGCCCAGTATCCCGGCGTGCTCAGGGTCGGTATCGAGGGCGAAAACTCCGACAAGCTGCGGATCCACGTCCTCAATCCGTCGACGTCAACGGTCACCTACGGGGTGTCTGACGGGTACGGCGGCTACGCCTCGAAGACCATCGACGTCAGCGGCTCCGCTGACGCCTTCAACGGCGCGGATGTGCGCCGAAGCGTGGCCGAGAACTCCGCCGCCGGGACGGCGGTGGGCGACCCGGTGACCGGGACGCCCTACGACGACGGCGACGATCAGACCGACGATGCGCTGACCTACTCACTGACGGGTGAGGCGGCGACGTCGAACGCCTTCACGATCGACTCGGCTAGCGGGCAGATCAGCGTCAAGCAGGGCGCCACCATCAACTACGAGGCCAAGAGCTCCTACACGGGGCGCGTGAGCTGGACCGTGCAGGAGCAGGAAGCCTACGCCGACGTCACCATCCAGGTGATCGACATCGAAGCCGGCACACCCGGAACGCCCACGGTGACGCGCACGAGGTTCGAGGAAGAGTCCAACCCGGCGCTGGACGTCACCTGGACGGCGTCGGACGCCAACGGCGCGAGCATCGTTGGCTACGAGGCGCAGTACCGCAAGCAGGTCGCCGACGGTGAAACTCCCGAGGAGTGGACGGCCTACACCGAGCCCATATCCGGAAAGGTAGTGGTGCTGAAGCGGGCCAGCCTTGCCCTAACCGATCGGGAGGCCGGCGCGACCTACGAGGTGCAGGTGCGGGCGCTCACGTCCAAGGAAGGCCCCAGCCCCTGGTCGGACATCGGATCGGGACGGGCCAACCGTCCGCCGGCTGCCACTGGGATCTACATAGCAGATCAAACTGGATTGAACGCGAAGCTCTATTTCGCCCCCAAGCGCTGCATGCCCGCTTTTTTCAGCGATCCAGAAGGGGATTCGTTGAGCTATGCGGTGTCCGTGGAGTATTCCGGCATAGCTCGCGTGTGGCTGGAGACTAAAGGTGGACAACAGTGCATGGTAGGCGGCTTCAATAATCCAGGTACGTCCATCTTCTACTACGAAGCACACGACGGATATGGGGGCCACCTCGTTCGCACCGTAACAATGACGGCCATTCTGAATGTGGCGCGGTCGGTTGCCGAGAACTCCCCCGCCGGCACGGCGGTGGGCGCTCCGGTCACCGGAACGCCCTACGACGACGGCGACGATGAAACCGACGATGCGCTGACCTACACGCTGACGGGTGAGGCGGCGACCTCCGGGGCTTTCGTCATCGACTCCGCCACCGGCCAGATCAGCGTCCAGGAAGACGCCAACCTGGACTACGAAACCAAGAGCTCCTACACCGGCAAGGTGAAGTGGACCGTGCAGGGCCAGGAGGCCGTCGCGAACGTCACCATCAACGTGACCGACGTCGAGGCCGGCCAACCCGACGCGCCCACGCTGGCGCGCACGGAGTACAGCGAGCCGACCAACCCGGGGCTGGACGTGGCCTGGACCGCTCCCGATGCCAACGGCACCACCATCGACGGCTACAAAGTCCAGTACCGCAAGCAGGTCGCTGACGGCGAGACCCCCAACGCCTGGACGGCGTACACCTATACCGACGCCAACGAGCGTGTCATCGTCATACTGCCGGCATCGACGCTGAGCGTCACCGTGCCGGACCTGGAAGCCGGCGCGACCTATGAATTCCAGGTGCGCGCGACCACTGCCAAGGAAGGCCACGGTCCCTGGTCGGCCAGCGGCGAGGGGCGGGCCAACCGCCTGCCGAATCTCACCGCCTGGTTCCTCACCGACTACACCGGGACGTGGGGCCGCGAGGTTGCTGGGAGTATCGGCAACGTCTTCCAAGACGCCGATGGCGACACGCTGAGCTACTCCGCCTCGTCAAACCTCCCCGGCGTAGTCAGCGTTCGCATGGACGGGGCAGACATCTACTCACTCATCCGCAATCCGGGTACGACCACCATCACCTACGGCGCGCATGACGCCTACGGCGGATACGCGTCGCGCACCTTCAAATTGACCGGAACCGCGAATGAAACCCGGAGCGTCGCCGAGAACTCCGCCGCCGGCACGGCGGTGGGCGACCCGGTGGCCGGGACGCCCTACGACGACGGCGACGATGCGACCAACGATGCGCTGACCTACACGCTGACCGGCGAGGCGGCCACGTCCGGGGCTTTCGTCATCGACTCCGCAACCGGCCAGATCAGCGTCCAAGAAGACGCCAACCTGGACCACGAGACCAAGAGTTCCTACACGGGCAAGGTCGAGTACACGGTCAACGGGTATGCGACGGCCATCAACCTGACCATCAACGTGACCGACGCCGAGGCCGGCAAGCCGGACGCGCCCACGGTGACGCGCACGCAATTCGACGAGCCGACGGCCCCGGCCCTCGATGTGACCTGGACGGCGCCCGACGCCAATGGCGCCACCATCACCGGTTACGAGGTCCAATACCGCAAGCAGGTCGCCGACGGCGAGACCCCCGAGGCGTGGACGGCGTACACGTACACCGACGTCAACGAGGCTGTCACCAGCAAGCTGTCGGCAGCGACGCTGAGCATCAACCTGCCGGACTTGGAGGCGGGCGCGACTTACGGATTCCAGGTGCGCGCGCTCACGGCTCTCGAAGGCGAAGGCCCCTGGTCGGACACCGGGGAAGGGCAGGCCAATCGACCGCCGACGACAACCGCGGACGCTCTGCAGGATCGCGAGATCGTGCGGGCCACCGAATTCAACGAGCCGATCGAGACCGGCTATTTCCTCGACCCCGACGGTGACGCGCTGAGTTTCGCCGCCTCTGCGGAGTACCCGGGCGTGCTCGGCGTCGGAATCTCCGATACGGACATCGGCTCTGGCGAAGAGGCGGCCACGCTCAACGTCGAAGGCATCAATCCCGGCTCGTCGACGCTTACCTACGGGGCGCATGACGGGTACGGCGGGTATGTCTCCCGCACGGTGACGGTCACGGTCACCGACTCCGTGCGCCGGTACGTCGGTGAGAACTCCCCGGCCGGCACGCCGGTGGGCGACCCGATAACCGGGACGCCCTACGACGACGGCGACGATCAGACCGACGATGCGCTGACTTACACGCTGACGGGCGAGGCGGCGGACTCCGGCAACTTCGTCATCGACACGGCCAGCGGCCAGATCAGCGTGGCGGAAGGCGCCACGTTGGACTACGCGACCAAGAGCTCCTACACGGGCCAGGTGAACTACACCGTGCAGGGCCGGCCGGCCGTGATTGACGTCACGATCGAGCTGACGCTCGCGTATACGGTCGCGATCGACCTGCCGGAGAGGTTCATAAAGCTGCAACCGCTCAACGTGACCTTCACATTCGGGACGGATGTGACCGGCTTCGACGCCTCAGACGTCACCGTTGAAAACGGCACGCTGGGGGACTTGTCGGGCAGCGGCGCGGTCTACACCGCCAAGGTGACGCCCGACGGCGAGGGCGATGTCACGGTCACGGTAGCGGCGGACGCGGCCGTCGCCGGCAACGGCGATCTCGCCCCGCGAACGGACACCTCCAAGACTTCGACGTATCTGTGGCTCAGGCTCGAAGGCCCCTCTGGGACCCGCTTGAGCTGGGACTCATTCGAGGTCGTGGCCACGTTCTCCCAGCCGCCCGGCGACGACTTCAGCTTCAGGCCTTGGAACTCGGAGACCCCCGTACCCGTCAGCGTCGAGGGAAACACCGCGACCTTCACCCTGACGCCCGAGTACTACGGATATCGATGGGGCACCTGGCCCTACCGAACCCGGATTTGGGTCAACTGGCGCGGGCTCGGGGCGTACTTCGAGGTCTACTCGGACGCCGATCGACCGCGCGTGCATCGCATCACCGGTCCGACGACGACTCAGCGTGGGCCCTTCGGCATACACATTCTGGTAACCGAAAACATTGTCGATTTCGCTGCGGATGACCTGACCGTCGTCAACGGACGGGTGACCGAATTCCGGCAGGTGGGCCAGTGGCGTTACGAGGCGGACATTACCCCCACACGCAGCGGACGGTTGACCGTGAATATTGCCTCCGGCGAGTTCGAAGACTACGCCGGATGGGACAACAGGGCGGCGCGGCAGTGGTCGGTGAACGTCGATCTCTCGCCGCCGGCGCCGGATCGTCCGTCGGTGACGTCGCCTTTGGCCAATGCCATGACCGTGCTCGACGTGGCCTGGACGGCGCCGGACACCGGCACCGGCCTGCCCATCGTCGACTACGACGTGGAGTATCGGAAGCAGGGTGACGACAGCTGGACGGACCGCCCCTTCACCAGCGCGGGGACCTACACGACGCTCACCGGCCTGACGTCCGAGACGGCCTACGAGGTCCGGGTGCGGGCGCGCAACGCCGACAGCGCCGGCGACTGGTCGGCGCCCGGTAGAGGATCCACGATCGGAAACAACAGTCCGCCCCAATTCGTCGCCCTGACCCGAGAGCGCTCGGTGCCGGAGAACTCGCCGGCGGGAACCCTGCTGGGCAATCCGATAACGGCCATCGACCGCGACGGGCACGCGCTCACCTACACCCTGCGGGAGGCGTCGTCCCTCTTCGCCCTGGACGCGGGCACCGGGCAGCTCAGCGTGGCCACGGGGGCGCTCCTGGACCACGAGGCCGGTGATTCCTACACCGTGGTCATCGAGGTCAGCGACGGCCTGGACATCACGTGGGCGGACGACGACCACAGCGTCGACGCCGAAGTGACGGTGACCATCACCGTGGTCGACGTGGCCGAGCCGCCGCACCGACCGGACGCGCCGCGGGCGGAGCCGACCGCCACGGCCCCCGCAACGTCACTGGACGTGGATTGGTCGGACATCGCCGTGCAAGGGGTGCCGGCCACGACCGACTACGACGTTCGCTACCGCGCCAGGGGGCCCAATGACTGGATAGACCACCCCTTCGACGGCGCGAAGCCTGGGACCGTCATCAGCGGCCTCGCGCCGGGCACGGTCTACGAGGTGCAGGTGCTGGCCAGAAACGATGAGGGTGAGAGCCCCTGGTCGGAAAGCGGCACCGGCATCACCGGGCCCGCGCTGCTGACCGCCAGCCGGGAAGTGTCCGAGGATGCGCCGGCAGGCGCCCCGGTGGGCGCCCCCGTCACGACCACCGACGCGCAGGGCCACACGCTCGCCTATGCCATCGTGCAAGACAGGGCGCGCCAGTCGAGTGATGAGCACGCCGAGTTCACCATCGACGGCGCCACCGGGCAGATCCGGGTGGCCGAAGGCACGCGCTTGAACCACTCGGTCGCGCATCAGCACACCCTGACGGTGCGGGCGAGCCACACCCAGCCGGGTCCGTCTGATGATCACATCGTCAACGCCATCATCACCGTGGTCATCGACGTGGTTGCGGTAGATATCCCGCCCTCAGAATCCAATGTCCCGCCAGACTTCGGAGGCCAACCCGGCGACCCCGGGACGATCCGCAAGGTGGCGGAGAACGCGCCGGTCGGCACGCTCGTGGGCGCCCCGGTCACGGCGACCGATGCCGACGGTGACGCGCTGACCTACGCACTGTCCGGCGCGGACGCCTTCGTCATCGATGCCGCCACCGGCCAGATTCGCGTGGCGGACGGCGCGGTGCTGGACTACGAGACCACGGCCTCCTACAAGGTCATGGTCAGCGTGACCGACGGCAAGGACGCGGCGGGCGAGGCGGACCCGTCGATCGACGCCACGGTGGACGTGACGATCAACGTGCTTGACCAGCTGCCGCCGGCCAAGCCGGCCGCGCCGGCGGTGGCGCCGTCGACTGCCCAGCCGACGAGCGTGCTGGACGTGACGTGGACGGCCCCGGCCAACCAGGGCCGACCGGACATCACGGACTACGACCTCCGCTATCGGGCGGTGGGCGCGGCGCAGTGGATCTCCCACACCTTCGTTGGCGTCGGCTACTCGGCCACGCTCCAAGGTCTGGAGCCAGAGACTTCCTACGTCGTTCAGGTGGCGGCGGCCAACGTGGAGGGTCTGGGCCCCTGGTCGGACGTCGGCTTCGGTCGCACGTCTTTGGCGGAGCCTGGTCAGACCGTGCCCGGCCCGACGCCTGCGCCCACGCCTGGGCCGACGCCGACACCCACGCCTGGCCCGACGCCGACTCCTGGGCCTCAGCCCACGCCCACGCCTGAACCGACACCGACGCCCGGGCCGCAGCCGACTCCCACGCCCGGGCCACAGCCGACGCCTACGCCTGGGCCGCAGCCGACGGCCACGCCTGAGCCAACGCCCACCCCGCAGCCGGACCTTTCGCCCACGCCTGGGCCCACACCCACCGCGCCGCCCGCCGGCGATCCGGACGACCCCACCAGCCCGAATGGCCCTGGGAACCCCGGCAACCCCGGTGGCGATCCGGGCAATCCGGGACCGGCGAGCCCGCCGGACGGTTCCGGCGATAGCCCCACGGTGACCACGCTGCAATCACGCGCCGCATCCAACGCCGAGGGACAAACGCGAGCCGGCTTTGGCGTGTACGCGCCCGAGCGAGGCGCGGCGCCGAATGCGGGATTCGCGGTGGCCAATGCGAACGTAGGCGTGCTGCCGGGCGTCGTGGCGTGGACGCCCGAAACGACCCTGCTCGTCAGCGTCACCTGGACGGGATTTCTCTCGGTGCTGGGGCTCCTTGCGTCGGTGCTGAAGTGGAAGTACCAGATGTCCCTTTGGGCGGCGATGCTGGGTGCCCTGGCGGCAGTATTCCTGTTCGTCCTGCGACGCAGGAAGAAGGACGACGACGACGAAGCGTCCGGGACGGTGGGGACGCTTCGACCGGCCATGTAG